The Enterobacter asburiae sequence CTGTAGGGCCGATGAAGGCCGGTAAACAGTTCGTCGATGATCTGGTCGAAAAAGGATTACTGGAAAGCGTTACCCGTGTCGCCGTAGACGTTTACGGTTCACTGTCATTAACGGGTAAAGGCCACCACACCGATATCGCCATTATTATGGGTCTGGCGGGCAATATGCCGGACACTGTTGATATTGATGCCATCCCGGCATTCATCCGCGACGTGGAAGCGCGCGGCCGCCTGCTGCTGGCTAACGGTCAGCACGAAGTGGATTTCCCGCAGGATGACGGCATGCGTTTTCGCAGCGACAACCTGCCGCTGCATGAAAACGGCATGACTATCCACGCCTGGAGCGCCGAAAAAGAGATCTACAGCAAAACCTACTACTCCATCGGCGGTGGCTTCATCGTTGACGAAGAGCATTTTGGTAAAGAGAGCGCGGGCGACGTGAATGTGCCCTATCCGTTCAAATCGGCCACCGAAATGCTGGGCTACTGTAAAGAAACCGGTCTGTCGCTGTCCGGCATGGTGATGCAGAACGAACTGGCGCTGCACAGCAAAAAAGAGATCGAGGACTATTTTGCCAACGTGTGGCAAACCATGCGCGCCTGTATTGACCGCGGGATGAACACCGAAGGCGTCCTGCCTGGGCCACTGCGCGTGCCGCGTCGTGCCTCTGCCCTGCGCCGTATGCTGGTGACCACCGACAAGTTCTCTAACGACCCGATGAACGTGGTCGACTGGGTTAACATGTTTGCCCTCGCGGTAAACGAAGAGAACGCTGCGGGTGGTCGCGTCGTGACTGCGCCAACCAACGGTGCGTGCGGGATCGTCCCGGCTGTGCTGGCCTACTACGATCACTTTATTGAGCCCGTGACGCCGGATATCTATATCCGTTATTTCCTCGCGGCAGGCGCTATTGGCGCGCTGTACAAGATGAATGCGTCCATTTCAGGCGCTGAAGTGGGCTGTCAGGGTGAAGTGGGCGTAGCCTGCTCCATGGCGGCGGCCGGTCTGGCCGAGCTGCTGGGTGCAAGCCCTGAACAGGTTTGCGTGGCGGCGGAAATTGGCATGGAGCATAACCTCGGTCTGACCTGTGACCCGGTCGCTGGCCAGGTGCAGGTGCCGTGCATTGAGCGTAACGCGATTGCTTCCGTCAAAGCGATTAACGCCTCGCGCATGGCGATGCGCCGTACCAGCGAACCACGCGTGTCGCTGGATAAGGTAATCGAAACCATGTACGAAACCGGCAAAGACATGAACGCGAAGTACCGTGAGACGTCGCGCGGCGGTCTGGCCATTAAGGTGCAGTGCGACTAATCCTCTCTTTCGCCCATCCGCAACGGATGGGCGAATTTCTCCCTTCATTCTCGTCTCTTTCTTCTTTCCCCACTACACTTTTACGGTTGCGGCTGCTCGCGCACTGCCTGATATCAGGCAGCGGCTAAGTATTGGACTCGTTGCGAAAGGGGTTGAGAGAAGCGGACGCGGTATTAACGCCACAATGGCTGGCGGGAAATTCGTCCCCGCCAGCACATCATAACGGGCACATCGTACCCGTTAAGCAGACTTATTCATCTTCGTCGTGTGCAGACTGTTCTTTAACAATGCGGACCAGATCGACGCGGTAGTCGTTGGCTTCAACGATAGTGATGTGCAACGGAGGAAGCTCGATTACATCTCCGACGCGCGGGATCTGACCGTTTACGGCGATAACCAGACCCGCCACGGTTGCGATGTCTTCTTCGTCGTTAACCACGTTCTCCAGCCCCAGCGTGTGCGAGAGCGCGTGCAGGTCGGTCGCACCTTTGACCAGCCAGCCTTCGCCGTCGGCCACAATCTCAGGCGTTTCGTCTTCATCCGGGAATTCACCGGCAATCGCTTCGAGAACGTCCAGCGGCGTCACCAGCCCCTGTACCACACCAAACTCGTTGGTGACGATAACAAAGCTACCGCGCGCGCGACGCAATACGCCCAGCAGGTTGATCGGATCCAGCGTTTCCGGCACGACAATCGCCGGCGACGAAGCTGCAATCGCCTCTACGTTGACGCCCTCTTCCAGCGCCACCAGCATCTCTTTTGCCCGCACGACGCCGATGATCTCATCCAGCTCACCGCGGCATACCGGGAACAGGCTGTGCGGTGAAGAGAGCAATTGCTGACGAATTTCATCTACGCTCAGGTTCGCATCCACCCAGCTGATTTCCCCGCGCGGCGTCATGATGCCGCGCAGCGAGCGGGAGGCAAGGGAGAGCACGCCGTTAATCATGTAGCGCTCCTCTTCCACAAACGCCCCTTCCGGGACCGGCACCGGGTTACGGTTTTCGGAATCAGACTGGACGTTCACCTGGCGACGCCCTCCCATCAGGCGCAGAATGGCGTCCGCCGTACGGGCGCGCAGCGGCTGATTTGACTGCTGCTTAATAAAGTTACGGCGCGCAATCTGGTTGAACAGTTCGATCAGAATCGAGAAGCCAATCGCGGCGTACAGGTAGCCTTTCGGAATATGGAAGCCAAAACCTTCCGCCACCAGGCTCAGACCAATCATCAGCAGGAAGCTCAGACAGAGCACGACCACCGTCGGATGCTGGTTGACGAAGCGCGTCAACGGTTTCGAGGCCAGCAGCATTACCGCCATAGCAATGACCACAGCCGCCATCATCACCGGCAGATGGTTCACCATACCGACTGCAGTAATAACCGCATCCAGCGAGAAGACCGCATCCAGCACCACAATTTGCAGTACCACGACCCAGAAGCTGGCATAGCCTTTACCGTGCCCATCATCGTGCTGACGGTTTTCCAGCCGTTCATGTAGCTCCGTCGTCGCTTTGAAAAGAAGGAATATCCCCCCGATCAGCATGATCAAATCACGCCCGGAGAAGGTGTAATCCATGACGGAGAACAGCGGTTTAGTCAGCGTGACCATCCAGGAGATGACGGAGAGCAGCCCCAGTCGCATGACCAGCGCCAGCGACAGACCAATCAGACGCGCTTTATCACGCTGTTTTGGCGGCAGTTTGTCCGCAAGGATGGCGATAAACACCAGGTTATCAATACCGAGAACGATCTCCAGTACGACCAGCGTGAGCAGTCCCACCCAGATTGACGGGTCCATTAAGAATTCCATGACAAGCTCCTGCTAAAGGAATGACAAAACGGTGCCCCACTCAACGTGGGCAAATATAAGGCAGACAGAGTCGATACGTGGCGTGGTTCGCCGGTGAAAAAGGCGCGGAATGGCCTGGTAGATGACTGACGTCGGTGACGGTCCATATAGTGGGCTGTAGCCCTATACTCCTGAACAATTAAACGGAGGCTAAACATATCAGACACAATGCATTTTTAGCAAAGATTTACGTTCCTTTGCAAAGATCTGTAACACAGTGGCTGTACCCTTAAGATAAATCTGTCGCGTGTGGCTAAATTACGGATCTTCATCACATAAATTATTTTTTCACTATCTAAAATAATTCGCGGAAGTCTTAGTTTTTGAACTCTAACCCTTATCTGAATCGATTCGGTTCGCCAATACGATTCTCAGTACGTCTGCCCGGCAGGCGTATTAATGATAATAAAAGGAGGTAGCAAGTGACCATTGCTATTGTCATAGGCACACATGGTTGGGCTGCTGAGCAGCTACTCAAAACGGCAGAGATGCTGTTGGGCGAGCAGGAAAACGTCGGCTGGATCGATTTCGTTCCCGGTGAAAATGCCGAGACGCTGATTGAGAAGTACAACGCTCAACTCGCGAAGCTGGATACCAGCAAAGGCGTGCTGTTTCTCGTCGATACATGGGGCGGCAGTCCGTTTAACGCTGCCAGCCGCATTGTCGTCGATAAAGAGCATTATGAAGTCGTCGCCGGGGTTAACATTCCCATGCTGGTGGAAACCTTTATGGCGCGCGACGACAACCCGAGCTTCGATGAGCTGGTCGCGCTGGCCGTTGAAACCGGTCGTGAAGGCGTGAAAGCCCTGAAGGCTCAGCCGGTTGAAAAACCTGCCCCTGCCCCGGCTGCGGCGGCACCGAAAGCGGCGGCACCGGCAAAACCGATGGGACCGAACGATTACATGGTTATCGGCCTTGCGCGTATTGATGACCGCTTAATCCACGGGCAGGTGGCGACACGCTGGACCAAAGAGACCAACGTTCGCCGCATCATCGTCGTCAGCGACGAAGTGGCCGCTGATACCGTCCGTAAAACCCTTCTGACTCAGGTTGCACCACCGGGCGTTACCGCGCACGTGGTGGATGTCGCCAAGATGATCCGCGTTTACAACAACCCGAAATATGCGGGCGAGCGCGTGATGCTCCTGTTTACTAACCCGACAGACGTCGAGCGCATTGTTGAAGGCGGCGTGAAAATTACCTCCGTGAACATCGGCGGTATGGCTTTCCGTCAGGGCAAAACGCAGGTCAACAACGCGATTTCAGTCGATGCGAAAGATATCGAGGCGTTCAACAAGCTGAATGCCCGCGGTATTGAGCTGGAAGCCCGTAAAGTTTCCACTGACCCGAAACTGAAAATGATGGATTTGATCGGTAAAGTTGGGAAATAAGCCCGCGCCGGTTTTTCACATAAAGCTTATGTCATAGGAGAAGTACAATGGAGATTACCACTCTTCAGATTGTGCTGGTGTTCATCGTCGCGTGTATTGCGGGTATGGAATCCGTACTTGATGAATTTCAGTTCCACCGCCCTCTGGTGGCCTGTACGTTGATTGGTGCCGTTTTGGGTGATATGAAAACCGGTATCATCATCGGCGGTACGCTGGAAATGATCGCCCTCGGCTGGATGAACATCGGTGCTGCCGTTGCGCCCGATGCCGCGCTGGCCTCTATCATCTCAACCGTTCTGGTTATTGCCGGTCATCAGAGTATCGGTGCAGGTATCGCCCTGGCCATTCCTCTGGCCGCAGCGGGCCAGGTGCTGACTATTATCGTGCGTACCATCACCGTTGCGTTCCAGCATGCGGCGGATAAGGCGGCCGAAAATGGCAACCTCACGGCACTCTCCTGGATCCACGTTTCGTCCCTGTTCCTGCAGGCGATGCGTATCGCGA is a genomic window containing:
- the sdaA gene encoding L-serine ammonia-lyase, coding for MISIFDMFKVGIGPSSSHTVGPMKAGKQFVDDLVEKGLLESVTRVAVDVYGSLSLTGKGHHTDIAIIMGLAGNMPDTVDIDAIPAFIRDVEARGRLLLANGQHEVDFPQDDGMRFRSDNLPLHENGMTIHAWSAEKEIYSKTYYSIGGGFIVDEEHFGKESAGDVNVPYPFKSATEMLGYCKETGLSLSGMVMQNELALHSKKEIEDYFANVWQTMRACIDRGMNTEGVLPGPLRVPRRASALRRMLVTTDKFSNDPMNVVDWVNMFALAVNEENAAGGRVVTAPTNGACGIVPAVLAYYDHFIEPVTPDIYIRYFLAAGAIGALYKMNASISGAEVGCQGEVGVACSMAAAGLAELLGASPEQVCVAAEIGMEHNLGLTCDPVAGQVQVPCIERNAIASVKAINASRMAMRRTSEPRVSLDKVIETMYETGKDMNAKYRETSRGGLAIKVQCD
- the yoaE gene encoding CNNM family cation transport protein YoaE; the protein is MEFLMDPSIWVGLLTLVVLEIVLGIDNLVFIAILADKLPPKQRDKARLIGLSLALVMRLGLLSVISWMVTLTKPLFSVMDYTFSGRDLIMLIGGIFLLFKATTELHERLENRQHDDGHGKGYASFWVVVLQIVVLDAVFSLDAVITAVGMVNHLPVMMAAVVIAMAVMLLASKPLTRFVNQHPTVVVLCLSFLLMIGLSLVAEGFGFHIPKGYLYAAIGFSILIELFNQIARRNFIKQQSNQPLRARTADAILRLMGGRRQVNVQSDSENRNPVPVPEGAFVEEERYMINGVLSLASRSLRGIMTPRGEISWVDANLSVDEIRQQLLSSPHSLFPVCRGELDEIIGVVRAKEMLVALEEGVNVEAIAASSPAIVVPETLDPINLLGVLRRARGSFVIVTNEFGVVQGLVTPLDVLEAIAGEFPDEDETPEIVADGEGWLVKGATDLHALSHTLGLENVVNDEEDIATVAGLVIAVNGQIPRVGDVIELPPLHITIVEANDYRVDLVRIVKEQSAHDEDE
- the manX gene encoding PTS mannose transporter subunit IIAB produces the protein MTIAIVIGTHGWAAEQLLKTAEMLLGEQENVGWIDFVPGENAETLIEKYNAQLAKLDTSKGVLFLVDTWGGSPFNAASRIVVDKEHYEVVAGVNIPMLVETFMARDDNPSFDELVALAVETGREGVKALKAQPVEKPAPAPAAAAPKAAAPAKPMGPNDYMVIGLARIDDRLIHGQVATRWTKETNVRRIIVVSDEVAADTVRKTLLTQVAPPGVTAHVVDVAKMIRVYNNPKYAGERVMLLFTNPTDVERIVEGGVKITSVNIGGMAFRQGKTQVNNAISVDAKDIEAFNKLNARGIELEARKVSTDPKLKMMDLIGKVGK
- the manY gene encoding PTS mannose transporter subunit IIC codes for the protein MEITTLQIVLVFIVACIAGMESVLDEFQFHRPLVACTLIGAVLGDMKTGIIIGGTLEMIALGWMNIGAAVAPDAALASIISTVLVIAGHQSIGAGIALAIPLAAAGQVLTIIVRTITVAFQHAADKAAENGNLTALSWIHVSSLFLQAMRIAIPAVIVAISVGTSEVQGMLNAIPEVVTSGLNIAGGMIVVVGYAMVINMMRAGYLMPFFYLGFVTAAFTNFNLVALGVIGAVMAILYIQLSPKYNRVAGAPAQAAGNNDLDNELD